Proteins found in one bacterium BMS3Abin02 genomic segment:
- the smc gene encoding chromosome partition protein Smc gives MYVKSLRLVGFKSFADRTRLEFEPGVTVVVGPNGSGKSNLVDAIAWVMGTQSTRSMRTRRMEDVIFAGTTTRPAFGRAEVTLVLDNGTRTMPLDLDEISITRRLYRDGSSDYQINRVDCRLLDIQELLSDGGVGRHQHLIVGQGRIDDLLNAKPEDHRAVIEEAAGILKHRLRKERSVRRLERTDADVLRLQDILRELKRQIRPLKRQAKSADRHAVLRREVREMRLYLGGEAMRAVRGRLAELEGVEARWSADLEAVLSEKAELESRLPELGGQAGAAGRALDADTAAAARLETTVERLRRIAQVAHERRRSAQARLEGAGERRRDLEAEAAELGADLAGSGATGTAARRDADRAEQVFRELEDEARSLAEQDALPVEGALAVVRGDLRSLEAAGDRDEREARDLSRRLDVLAARVAEESAEIDELHDAIRDADQATGPAQEAYEHSRREREGLQRQWERAEEQAGRARLLLASAEARSEAVAEAMTTDSVARERVLARAGVSGSLTALLAVPPDRVAAVDAALGLWAGGIVVRSRGDVEEAAAELKAEGLGGVPLVTAGTPAPASPARDVATRWGIETLVDLLGPGADLDLARQLLGDVVVAEEWATAWEIVAQHPSVRVVTPEGDLIEANGVRIAQPDGATPAMLDTALAALEDAEIGSARAESLLTSTKRAFDGARHLEREALEALEALEARLGAMTEALRMRDRARTAAEDEIERLEERRSSVVEAAGDREARIERLRTRLADLEGEEAERQRAWEQMAQRRREVELRLEQANHARQEAAAALGAVMERRRMLEDRLRVVRGELQSTVVRPVDPAHVMRLQVIEDQSVQALKVVRTHLGTLRDRQRALRREAGDAGARLATARTRLEELRNAAEIARQEISAVAVEIAELRVRGESVAEGLRRDADASVEEALEVPRPDVDEDLESLLASHEAELRRLGPVNPLAAQEYRDLQERYDFLAAQLDDLSSSRAELRKVIAALDERIVEEFTAAFQEVARYFEEYFGVLFPGGKGRLRLVDGSDPLTSGVEVEAMPLGKKVSRLSLLSGGERSLAALAFLFSVFRARPGPFYVLDEVEAALDDANLRRFLRLVDRFRERAQLLIVTHQQQTMEVADILYGVTLERGGSSQVLSRRIRERSQPA, from the coding sequence GTGTATGTGAAGTCTCTGCGGCTCGTCGGCTTCAAATCGTTTGCCGACAGGACCCGGCTCGAGTTCGAACCGGGGGTGACCGTCGTCGTCGGGCCCAACGGTTCCGGCAAGTCCAATCTCGTGGACGCCATTGCCTGGGTGATGGGAACACAGTCGACGCGCTCGATGAGAACGCGCCGGATGGAGGATGTCATCTTCGCGGGAACGACGACGCGGCCTGCGTTCGGCCGTGCAGAGGTGACACTCGTGCTCGACAACGGCACACGTACGATGCCTCTCGACCTCGACGAGATCTCGATCACCCGGCGGTTGTACCGTGACGGCTCCAGCGACTATCAGATCAACAGAGTCGATTGCCGTCTCCTCGACATTCAGGAGCTGCTGTCCGACGGAGGGGTTGGACGACACCAGCATCTCATCGTCGGCCAGGGGCGGATCGACGACCTTCTGAACGCAAAACCGGAGGATCACAGGGCGGTGATCGAAGAAGCCGCCGGGATCCTCAAGCACCGGCTTCGCAAGGAACGGTCGGTGCGTCGCCTGGAACGCACCGACGCGGACGTACTCCGTCTTCAAGACATCCTGCGTGAGCTCAAGCGGCAGATCCGACCGCTCAAGCGACAGGCGAAGTCCGCAGACCGCCACGCCGTGCTTCGACGTGAGGTGCGTGAGATGCGTCTCTACCTCGGTGGCGAGGCGATGCGGGCCGTCCGCGGCCGACTCGCCGAGCTCGAAGGCGTCGAGGCTCGGTGGAGTGCCGACCTCGAAGCCGTGCTGTCCGAGAAGGCCGAACTCGAATCGCGGCTTCCGGAGCTCGGTGGTCAGGCCGGAGCGGCCGGCCGCGCGTTGGATGCAGACACGGCGGCGGCGGCTCGGCTGGAGACGACCGTCGAGCGCTTGCGACGCATCGCGCAGGTTGCCCATGAGCGACGGAGATCCGCCCAGGCTCGTCTCGAGGGGGCGGGGGAGCGGCGCAGAGATCTCGAGGCCGAGGCTGCAGAGCTGGGAGCGGACCTCGCCGGCAGCGGGGCGACCGGGACCGCCGCACGCAGGGATGCCGACCGCGCGGAGCAGGTATTTCGCGAGCTCGAGGACGAGGCACGTTCCCTGGCCGAGCAGGACGCTCTTCCCGTCGAAGGGGCACTCGCGGTGGTGCGCGGAGATCTCCGGTCCCTCGAAGCAGCCGGCGATCGTGATGAGCGTGAGGCACGCGATCTGAGTCGGCGGCTCGACGTTCTCGCTGCGAGGGTCGCGGAAGAATCCGCCGAGATCGATGAACTGCACGATGCGATTCGCGATGCGGACCAGGCAACCGGCCCGGCACAAGAGGCGTATGAACACAGCCGGCGCGAGCGGGAAGGACTCCAACGGCAGTGGGAACGAGCGGAGGAACAGGCCGGGCGCGCACGACTGTTGCTTGCAAGTGCAGAGGCCCGCAGTGAGGCAGTGGCAGAAGCCATGACCACCGATTCGGTGGCGCGTGAACGAGTCCTCGCCAGGGCGGGGGTGAGTGGGTCTCTGACGGCGCTCCTGGCAGTCCCCCCAGATCGGGTGGCGGCTGTCGATGCCGCGCTCGGTCTGTGGGCAGGCGGCATCGTTGTACGGTCACGCGGAGACGTCGAGGAAGCTGCCGCCGAACTCAAAGCAGAGGGACTCGGCGGAGTTCCGCTGGTGACGGCCGGCACTCCTGCTCCGGCGTCTCCGGCCCGGGACGTCGCAACCCGATGGGGCATCGAGACACTGGTCGATCTCCTCGGCCCCGGCGCCGACCTGGACCTCGCCCGTCAGCTCCTCGGGGATGTCGTGGTGGCAGAGGAGTGGGCAACGGCATGGGAGATCGTGGCCCAGCATCCGAGCGTGCGCGTCGTCACTCCGGAAGGGGACCTGATCGAAGCCAACGGCGTGAGAATCGCCCAGCCCGACGGGGCCACTCCCGCGATGCTCGACACGGCTCTGGCTGCACTCGAGGATGCCGAGATCGGCTCTGCACGAGCCGAGAGCCTCCTGACCTCGACGAAGCGGGCTTTCGACGGCGCTCGGCACCTCGAACGTGAGGCGCTCGAGGCGCTCGAGGCGCTCGAGGCCAGGCTTGGAGCGATGACCGAAGCGCTGCGCATGAGGGACCGGGCCCGCACGGCTGCCGAAGACGAAATCGAGAGGCTGGAAGAGCGGCGGTCTTCCGTTGTCGAGGCCGCAGGCGACCGCGAAGCTCGCATCGAGCGGCTGCGAACCCGATTGGCCGATCTGGAAGGCGAGGAGGCCGAGCGCCAGCGGGCGTGGGAGCAGATGGCACAGCGGAGGCGGGAGGTCGAACTCCGGCTCGAACAGGCCAATCACGCTCGCCAGGAGGCTGCGGCCGCTCTCGGGGCCGTCATGGAGCGCCGGCGGATGCTCGAGGACCGCCTGAGAGTTGTCAGAGGCGAGCTCCAGTCGACGGTCGTTCGGCCGGTCGATCCCGCCCACGTGATGCGCCTGCAGGTCATCGAGGATCAATCGGTGCAGGCCCTGAAAGTGGTCAGAACCCATCTCGGAACGCTCCGCGACCGCCAAAGAGCGTTACGGCGGGAGGCCGGAGATGCCGGAGCTCGCCTCGCGACGGCTCGCACACGGCTCGAGGAGCTTCGGAACGCAGCCGAGATCGCCCGTCAGGAGATCTCCGCCGTCGCCGTCGAGATCGCCGAACTTCGGGTGCGTGGGGAGTCCGTGGCCGAAGGTCTACGCAGGGACGCGGACGCCTCGGTCGAAGAAGCACTCGAAGTGCCCCGTCCGGACGTCGACGAGGATCTCGAGTCGCTTCTCGCGAGCCACGAAGCAGAGCTCAGGCGGCTTGGACCGGTGAATCCGCTTGCGGCCCAGGAGTATCGAGACCTCCAGGAACGGTACGATTTCCTCGCCGCCCAGCTCGACGATCTCTCCTCGTCGCGCGCCGAGCTGCGTAAGGTGATCGCAGCGCTCGACGAGCGAATCGTCGAGGAGTTCACTGCGGCCTTCCAGGAAGTCGCCCGCTACTTCGAGGAGTATTTCGGGGTTCTCTTTCCCGGAGGCAAGGGAAGGCTTCGACTCGTGGACGGGTCGGATCCGCTCACCTCGGGCGTGGAGGTCGAGGCGATGCCGCTCGGCAAGAAGGTGAGCAGGTTGAGCTTGCTGTCCGGAGGCGAACGTTCGCTTGCCGCCCTGGCGTTCCTCTTCTCCGTGTTTCGAGCCAGGCCCGGGCCGTTCTATGTCCTCGACGAGGTTGAAGCCGCACTCGACGACGCAAACCTGCGGAGGTTTCTGCGACTTGTCGACCGGTTCCGCGAGCGCGCCCAGTTGCTGATCGTCACCCACCAGCAGCAGACCATGGAAGTCGCCGACATACTGTACGGTGTCACTCTCGAACGTGGCGGGTCGTCCCAGGTG